From the genome of Setaria viridis chromosome 1, Setaria_viridis_v4.0, whole genome shotgun sequence:
AACAAAAAGTGGGGGAAAAACACCTCACATGTTGACGGATTATTTGGCCTCGAGTCTGTCCTTCACGTCTCTGCAAAAGCTTGTGTACGTGCATATTGTGGTCCGTAGAGAAGTACGCCAGCAATTGGCCCTTGAGTGTTGAGTCTCAAACAGAAAGAACATCGGTCACCCCAGTAAGGCATGCTAATGTACAATGGTGTCGAGAAATTTTGCAGTAACAATTCGTATCTACGAGTAATTCAGAGGTGCAGGGCACTTCAGAGTTCAGGTATCCTTTCCTTGTAGAGTTAAGTGGTTTCTGAATAGACGATTTATCTCACTCGCTAGATATTGTCTCCAATTCTTCGTACAATACTCACCAGTAGCATGCAAAATCGTGAGAAGCACGGCATCCATTATACATCCAGATTCGAATATCGAATACTTACAAGTTTACTTGACCCGCTGCGTTGTCTAGGAAAACAATGAGCAAATCACATCCACAAAAATACAGTCTGAAAAATTGATTTGGAAACGAGAATCCTGTAGACGCAAGCAATTCCACGAGTCGAGTTTTGTCAGAATCGCAGGCGGACGAGACGTGTAACACGTCAGTGCGTAAAAATCGTTGTCCTGTTCAGGCTGAAAAGCACACGCAGGAGCAGGAGTAGCAGTACACCACCGGCGGGATGCGCTAGCTGCTGCCAGCAGGACATGCCGCGAGCCCGCGACGATTAGTCCGGCTCAAATAACGACACCACCGGTGCGTGAGGAGATGAAAGCTGAGAGGCGACAGTAACCTGCTAGTTTGACGGACTCCATCTCGGCGCAACAGCGTAAACTTAAGCCAAAAAAGGCCTGTATTTGAGACAAGGAAGATGTGTGGCAAGCTAGCTGCTCCTGAGCTCATCCAACGCAGCAGTTCACGGTTCACACACCCTTACAGCAGCACCCGGCACAGCCACTTCTCAGCGCTGGCTGTGATGTTGCGCGCTCGGCTGAGCAGAGGTGCAATACTCTCTTTCCTCCTGATTAGTGCTTTCAACATCCCTTTTATAAACCTGTCATTAATCTTATCTTCAAGCATTTAGACGGGTTATTATATGAGAACCTGATCGGATCATAAGATGGCAGTCCGGACATGCCTCGGAGTTGGTACCTCCGCGACGGGTGATGTTTGTTCTTTGTGCTTTTCAGGTAACAAGGGCCTTATGTCTCCCCATGACCCGGCGAAACTCGGCATGCTtacgctgctgttgctgctcttGTCTTACGGAGTCTGCAACGCCAGTTGCTCGACGATCCCTGATAACAGCACGGACATGCTCTCTTTGCTTGATTTCAAGCGGGCCATCACCAATAATCCTGGAGGAGCCTTAAGGTCTTGGAACTCCAGCATTCCTCATTGCCAGTGGGAGGGCGTCGCCTGCAGCCTAAAGCACCCAGGGCGAGCCACGGTGTTGAGCCTAGGCAGCTTACGCTTGGCCGGTCCAATTTCCCCCTCAATTGGAAATCTAACGTTCCTTGAGACACTGAACCTGTCCACAAATAGCTTTGCCGGCGAGTTACCCCCTCTCAACCGTTTCCACAGAATGCAAACACTTGTGCTGGCACACAACTCACTGCATGGGATCATTCCAGATACAAATTGTACCGGAAATTCCCTATCAGGTATTTCACCCCTCGATATAAGTCTCTTATCCAATTTGGTTGTTTTAGTAATTCACGGAAATAAGCTAACTGGAATGATCCCACCAAGCGTACAAAACATGACACAGCTACTAGTTCTCAATCTTGCCGATAATCAGCTAACGGGAAGCATTCCCGATGAGCTGGGCAAATCAAAAAATCTGACGGGTGTGTTCCTGGGTGGAAATAGTCTATCAGGTGGAATACCATGAACCCTATTCAATTATTCCTCACTCCAATTATTAGATTTGACTGAATAAGCTAGGGAAAGAAAGCATTGCCACCTGAAAATACACTGCCAAATCTCGTATATCTCATACTCGACTACAACAACATTGAAGATCATATCCCAGCTTCATTTGGCAATATTTCAGGGCTACAACAATTAGACTTGTCCTCCAACAGTTTCACTGGCAAAGTTCCAAGCTCTCTTGGTAACCTTGGGATGTTGAATTATCTAAACCTTCAGATGAACAGGCTTGAGGCAAATGACAGACAAAGCTGGGAATTCATAGACAGGTTAAGTAACTAAATTAACCTTCTACCGCTTTCACTAACTGATAATCACTTCGAAGGAAGAATACCAGATTCTATTGGTAAGCTTTCAAACAACCTTCAAGTGCTAGAGTTGGGTACAAACAACTTGTCAGGGATAATTCCCACCAGCTTTGGGAACCTTACTGGCTTAATAAAACTTGAACTAAGTTACAACAATCTCAATGGTCCAATCTTAGAGTGGGTTGGAAATATGAAGGATCTTGGAGCTATAGTTCTTGATGCAAATAACTTCACTGGTTTGATTCCGTCGTCTATGAGTAATCTTACAAAATTGACTCTGCTCTCTCTGGCGGAAAATGAATTCGAAGGTCCAATATCACCATGTCTGGGAAGTCTGCCACTTCTTACATATTTGAACCTTAGTTATAACAATCTGCAGGGTAACATTCCTAAGGAAATATTCCATCCCGAGTCCTCAATGACCACATGCGTGTTATCCTACAATAAGTTAGAAGGTCCAATTCCTGCAGAGATTTCTAAATCTTGGACGACTGACGGAACTATATCTTTCATCCAATAAGCTTAGTGGGGAAATTCCGTCAACCCTAGGAAATTGCAAAGAGTTACAGATCATTGAAATAGATTATAACTATCTCCAGGGGAGCATTCCGTTGACTTTTAATGGTCTAAAGAGCATGACCTTGCGAAATCTTTCACACAACAATTTGTCAGGCTTCATCCCAACAAAACTGGGTGACTTACAGGACCTCACCCAGCTGGATCTATCTTACAATAATCTGCAAGGCGAAGTACCCACAAATGGAGTATTTGGAAACGCCAAATTTGTCCCGCTTCTTGGCAACTAGGGACTTTGTGGAGGAGTGCGGGATCTACATATGTGCCCATGTCCTACAGTCTCAAGGAGCAAAGAAACACGATACTACTACCTGATCAGGGAACTCATCCCGGCATTTGGAATCATGTCACCCATAATGTTGATCTATGCTATAATCCCACAGAAAAAAGAAGTCAACAACAAGGTACTCATTGTTATTTTCTTTTGGTAAGAAATTCCCTAGAGTTTCTTACAAGGATATGATCTAGCTCAAGCTACAGAAAACTTCTCAGAGTTCAACCTGATTGGGAGGGGTAGCTATGGCTCAGTGTACAGAGGAAAGTTAACTCAAGCTAAAATGCAAGTGGATATCAAGGTTTTTGATCTTGAGATGAGATTTGCAGACAAAAGCTTTGTATCAGAATGTGAGGTGCTGAGAAGCATTAGACATCGAAACCTTCTTCCTGTCCTAACTGCATGTTCAACAATACACAATAGAGGCAATGATTTCAAAGCTCTAATTTACGAGTTCATGCACAATGGAAATTTAGATAGATGGTTGCATCATAAAGATGATGGCATATATAGCTCCGAAATTGTTGGGCTTATCTCGAAGAATAAGCATAGCTGTTGACATAGCCGATGCGTTGGCCTATCTACACCATGACTGTGGAATGCCGATTGTGCACTGTGATCTGAAACCAACAAACATCCTTCTTGCTGATGATATGAATGCTTATTTGGGAGACTTCGGAATCGCAAGCCTAGTTcttgattcaaagtcacaaacaGTTGGGCAATTTGGTTATAATAGTTTAGTTGCTGTGTCAGGAACTATAGGCTATATAGCTCCAGGTACAAATCAAGAATTTGTCATCTCCAGTTGCACAGGAATATTTTAACTTTAGATTAACCTAACCAGTGGATCTTATATGTGTTTTCTAGATTATGGTCAAAGTGTTCATGCATCGACCCCTGGGGATGTTTACAGCTTTGGAATAGTTCTTCTGGAGATGTTAATAGGCAAAAGACCAACTGACTTTATGTTCTCAGCATTGTTAACTTTATGGAGAGGAACTTTTCAGATCAGATCTTAAGTATCATTGATTCACATCTCCAAGAAGAATGCAAGTAGTGCTTTATTCAACCATTGGTGGAAGCAGAAAATAAGGTCCATCGATGCTTGCTGTCCCTGGTGCAAGTTGCTCTTTCCCCGTTTATTACCAAGGGAACGAATGAACATGAGAGAAGTAGCTGTTAACTTGCATGCAATCAGAAGGTCATATTTTGGAGCAATTAAGCGCAAGTTATGCATTGCTCGATCTAGGATGGTTACCTCAGTTTCATTTTTTAATACAACAGGCATAAAGAAGCTGGATCAGCATGCTGAAATTGACGAATTATCATGCTAGGGATTAGGGAAACTGTATGCATGCAGTGGGCAGTGAGTTTTCTTCGTCATACTAAGATTTAGGGTGTAAACGGATCGAATGGATACCTCCGGATATGAATTTAGATAGTTTATTCTTCTTGGATTCGGGTACGGATAGTGTCATTTATGTCGGATAAGATATATATGGATATCGACATCCTATGTATCTGACTTTGGATGCTGAATATACGGATTCGGATATGGACGCCCCTccaaatcttactattactaattggaggcttcttTTAAAAccttcaggtgaagccacctaggattcctaggtggacactctagaaaaagagagaaatcctagaaattctcacaaaaaataaaacattcaactaTCAATctatagattcaaatcatcatagtcattgaatattttctaaaaaattacccacctaccattatgaaaatagcttaaagtaaccccctaaatctatatataaattacccacctctgctattatagaaaataaactaaagtaacccctaatcttaatcaaaattacccacttatgtcattataaaaaatatttaaaataaccccctaacttgcaactgaattgcctaccattattacttaaaaaacttaaaataaccccttaaatttgcatctatattacccacacatgctattattaaaaataacatgaggtaaccctacgtaatatacaacaatatatgattctaaattgtctatatcttgcactattggtatacgatataataattaaggtctatatgcatgatgtgCGTCACTATTTATAATTAAAGATATAAAATGAtgggaatatagatttctatgctaaaattgaaTCTCagacttagggttcattaaacaaattcaagcgcatacctgcaatccaaagtgaaaagttaaagattataaatgtcgatgaaaatattatagagtagttACTAacttaaatctatcacaattggatgaagatattaagtatatatctacataagtattgtgttcgactatttaacaaatgagaggtagcttatggtaatagttttgtagcaatgtagtctcattttttttcccattggagactccgcattagttcccacgagacaagctagaaaaaagagaataattctcataaaaattaaaaacatcaaacaccaatcctgtaaactttaataatcatagtcattgatctattatatttttaaaaaaatttaccccaccactgtcatttttaaaatattaaaacatgagctctaaacctatatctaaattactgagcttagctattataaaacataatctaaagtaacccataatcttcatccaatttactaatacacatcattataaagcataacttaaaatgtcattctaaaattttatctatgttccccatgtatgtcgttattaaaagtaaacacctaaatcttaatctaattatcttcatgtgcatcatacagaaatgtcaaaaagtaaactaatctatgattctaaattacctatttatgtcattgttaatataaaaatactaagttaaagtatatgcacatgatgagtgccatcatttagaccatttatacatgcatgtgcggaatcgatgaaaaatattgatttgtatgccaaaaataatgtatggaggattggaggtgtgatacaaaatggaaaaaagtatgaatatggatgaaaaagtgcatagggtaattcaatcacaactggacaaagataggtacatacctatataagtattatgttgaagtattggaaaaataagagagtagtaggtaaacaattttgattattagctacgagtttaatttttaaatacaatagcttctaaaaatattttgaacatCAGGCGATGGACAGTGGATTCAAATTCGAATACGGACAGACAATATCCGTAATATTTTGAACATCAGGCGATTGGGACTTCGTAagcataaatttttttttatagtaTGTCAGTTTGCTTTGATGGTGATGTGATTCTTTTTGACAATTTTCCATCGCAATTAAGACACATAGAGAAAATTACATCGGGCGGCAGTGCTAATCAATCTGGAAGTCCACGATCTAGCTAAAAGTCAGATTTGGATCCTAAATCCAAATCCCAAACTGCAACTACCACCAATCGATTAGTTCAAAGAGCAAGGATTAACGGGATCGTTCATATACCTTTTGTGCGGGCGCCGGCCGGACAATTGATAGCCGTGTCAGGCTCGCCCGCAGATGACGCGCGCGTCGCCTGTGTACGCGGCGGTGGAGTCTATCCGCAACGATGAGGTGAAAAGCGATTTCTCCAAGGTAATCTATGCGCCTGGGCCTTGGGTGCGCCAAATACTCCGTCCGGCCACCTCTTCAGGTTTGGAGAATCATCTCAGAAGGCAAGGTTTGAAGAATCTTcaggtttgaattttgaaatgaaACTGAAGACTGCATCCTGGGATGATTTAGACTTCCCGAAGACAGTTTGTAATCAGAGAATGCATTATGCATTCAAGTGACAGCTCTTAAAAGACTAGTAGTAGAATTCTAACATGTCCTCATATTTCCTTGGAGATATCAATGAGCATGATCCGATACCTACATCTAGAAATTACAATTCTCACTTGGACTTTTATAAAGCACGCGGCACTTATGTCCAGGAATTCGCAATCGATCGCAGAACAAAGCACGCAAGTCTGCACAATCAATTCAGGGAGCACCACAAACGTACCATAGCTGATTTGGAAACGATAAGTTTCACAAGTAAACCATTAGTCCATTACACGTGCTGAGTTTTATCAGCATCCGTAGGCGGACGAGAAAAGTCAGACGAAGTGTCCCAG
Proteins encoded in this window:
- the LOC117864323 gene encoding tyrosine-sulfated glycopeptide receptor 1, giving the protein MCGKLAAPELIQRSSSRFTHPYSSTRHSHFSALAVMLRARLSRGNKGLMSPHDPAKLGMLTLLLLLLSYGVCNASCSTIPDNSTDMLSLLDFKRAITNNPGGALRSWNSSIPHCQWEGVACSLKHPGRATVLSLGSLRLAGPISPSIGNLTFLETLNLSTNSFAGELPPLNRFHRMQTLVLAHNSLHGIIPDTNCTGNSLSGISPLDISLLSNLVVLVIHGNKLTGMIPPSVQNMTQLLVLNLADNQLTGSIPDELGKSKNLTGVFLGGNSLSGGIP